A region from the Clostridium beijerinckii genome encodes:
- a CDS encoding cell division/cell wall cluster transcriptional repressor MraZ, with product MFIGEYQHGLDPKNRMIVPAKLREGLGNTFVITKGLDGCLYAYPREEWRILEEKMKTLPLTNKDARSFVRFFFSGACEIELDKQGRGLIPQNLKEYAGIEKDIVSIGVLSRVEIWSKEKWNEYNESNMDFDSMAEKMNDLGI from the coding sequence TTGTTCATTGGAGAATACCAACACGGTCTAGATCCTAAAAATAGAATGATTGTTCCAGCAAAACTTAGAGAAGGCCTTGGTAATACATTTGTTATTACGAAAGGTCTTGATGGCTGTCTTTACGCTTACCCACGTGAAGAATGGAGAATACTAGAAGAAAAAATGAAAACTTTACCTTTGACAAACAAGGATGCAAGATCTTTTGTAAGGTTCTTTTTTTCTGGTGCTTGTGAAATTGAATTGGACAAGCAAGGGAGAGGTTTGATTCCACAAAATTTAAAAGAATATGCAGGGATAGAAAAGGACATAGTAAGTATTGGAGTATTATCTAGAGTAGAAATATGGAGTAAAGAAAAGTGGAATGAATACAATGAGTCAAATATGGATTTTGACTCAATGGCAGAAAAAATGAATGATTTAGGAATATAA
- a CDS encoding phenylalanine--tRNA ligase subunit beta, translating into MKVPYSWLKDYVEINVSPKELGDKLTLTGSQLEELIIQGDVIEKVVTGKITQIVKHPDAEKLSICQVNIGSEEIQIVTAATNMKEQDIVPVALHGSTLADGTKIKKGKLRGEVSLGMFCSEEELGIAGDEPVHGLLILPTDTVIGADIKDVLGLNKAILDFEITSNRPDCLSIVGMARETAAALRTTYKMPNLEYKVSNSANINDELKVEVKDELCSRFMAREIKNVKIKPSPGWMQERLLEAGIRPINNIVDITNFVMLEIGQPMHAYDKREITTNKIVVERAKDDEKFTTLDETERVLDNSMLCIKDNDITIGLAGIMGGLNSEIKEDTTEVIFECANFDGTNIRVNSKKLNLRSEASSRFEKDIDPNLAAIAINRACSLICELGAGEVMEGTIDFYPKKKEAGEVVVDSNWVNSFLGTDISKEEMKKCLDSVDLFTKIDGDNLVVTASTFRVDIAIREDIAEEIARIYGYENIPTTIFSVSTDREPRYKKGILDNRVVLLATGSGLNQSISYSFVSPKVFDKIILPEDSELRNVVKIKNPLGEDYSVMRTTTLPSMMESLGRNYSRNNSYVRLFEMGKVYIKNEDDTKLPTEKNVITIGMYGDCDYLDLKGAVENIVDGLGIKNAKYQRESENVSYHPGKTAKLVIGKNVAGTLGEVHLEVCENYGLDVPCFVAQLDLDALYESSNMGKKYKPLPKFPAVTRDIALLVEDTILVQEIDETIRKAGGNLVEKVELFDIYKGKQIPEGKKSIAYAIAYRDENKTLTDNEVNKVHEKILRSLEYKLGATLRD; encoded by the coding sequence ATGAAAGTACCATATAGTTGGCTTAAAGATTATGTTGAAATAAATGTAAGTCCTAAAGAATTAGGAGATAAATTAACCTTAACTGGTTCACAACTTGAAGAACTTATAATTCAAGGTGATGTAATTGAAAAAGTTGTTACAGGAAAGATCACACAAATAGTAAAACATCCAGATGCAGAAAAATTAAGTATCTGTCAAGTTAATATAGGAAGCGAAGAAATACAAATAGTTACTGCTGCAACCAATATGAAAGAGCAAGATATAGTGCCTGTTGCACTTCATGGATCAACACTCGCAGATGGAACTAAAATTAAAAAAGGAAAGCTTAGGGGAGAAGTATCCCTTGGTATGTTCTGCTCAGAAGAAGAACTTGGAATCGCTGGAGATGAACCAGTTCATGGATTATTGATTTTACCTACAGATACAGTAATAGGAGCAGATATTAAAGATGTTCTAGGGCTTAATAAAGCAATTTTAGATTTTGAAATAACTTCAAACAGACCAGATTGTTTAAGTATTGTTGGTATGGCAAGAGAAACCGCAGCAGCACTTAGAACAACTTATAAAATGCCAAACTTAGAATATAAAGTTTCAAATTCTGCTAACATTAATGATGAATTAAAAGTTGAAGTTAAAGATGAACTTTGTTCTAGATTTATGGCAAGAGAAATTAAAAATGTTAAAATAAAGCCATCACCAGGTTGGATGCAAGAAAGATTGCTTGAAGCAGGTATTAGACCAATAAATAACATAGTTGATATTACAAACTTTGTTATGTTGGAAATTGGTCAGCCAATGCATGCTTACGATAAAAGAGAAATCACAACTAATAAGATTGTAGTTGAAAGAGCAAAAGATGATGAAAAATTTACAACATTAGATGAAACTGAAAGAGTTTTAGATAATTCTATGCTTTGTATAAAAGACAATGATATAACCATTGGACTTGCTGGAATCATGGGCGGATTAAATTCAGAAATAAAGGAAGATACTACAGAAGTTATATTTGAATGTGCAAATTTTGATGGGACTAATATTAGAGTGAATTCTAAAAAATTAAATTTAAGAAGTGAAGCTTCAAGTAGATTTGAAAAAGATATTGATCCAAATTTAGCTGCAATTGCAATCAATAGAGCGTGTAGCTTGATTTGTGAATTAGGTGCTGGAGAAGTTATGGAAGGAACAATTGATTTTTATCCAAAAAAGAAAGAAGCAGGAGAAGTAGTTGTTGATTCTAATTGGGTGAATTCATTCCTTGGTACTGATATTTCTAAGGAAGAAATGAAGAAATGTTTAGATAGTGTAGATTTATTTACAAAAATTGATGGAGATAATTTAGTAGTTACAGCTTCAACTTTTAGAGTTGATATTGCAATTAGAGAAGATATAGCTGAAGAAATTGCAAGAATTTATGGGTATGAGAATATTCCTACAACGATATTCAGTGTTTCTACTGATAGAGAACCTAGATATAAAAAAGGTATTTTAGATAACAGGGTAGTATTACTTGCAACTGGTAGTGGATTAAACCAATCTATTAGCTATTCATTTGTATCGCCAAAGGTATTTGATAAAATTATTTTACCAGAAGATAGTGAACTTAGAAATGTAGTTAAAATAAAAAATCCACTAGGCGAAGATTATAGTGTAATGAGAACAACAACACTTCCTTCAATGATGGAGAGTTTAGGTAGAAATTATTCTAGAAATAATTCTTATGTTAGATTATTTGAAATGGGAAAAGTATATATAAAGAATGAAGATGATACTAAGCTTCCAACAGAAAAGAACGTTATAACTATTGGTATGTATGGAGATTGCGATTATTTAGATCTTAAGGGTGCAGTTGAAAATATAGTAGATGGTCTTGGAATAAAGAATGCTAAGTATCAAAGAGAAAGTGAAAATGTTAGCTATCATCCAGGAAAGACAGCTAAACTTGTTATAGGAAAAAATGTAGCAGGAACTTTAGGCGAAGTTCATTTAGAAGTTTGTGAAAATTATGGACTTGATGTACCATGTTTTGTAGCACAATTAGATTTAGATGCACTATATGAAAGTTCTAATATGGGTAAAAAGTATAAACCATTACCTAAATTCCCAGCAGTAACAAGAGATATTGCATTACTCGTTGAAGATACTATCCTAGTTCAAGAAATTGATGAAACGATACGCAAAGCTGGTGGAAATCTAGTTGAAAAAGTAGAGTTATTTGATATATATAAAGGAAAGCAAATACCAGAAGGTAAGAAGAGTATAGCTTATGCAATTGCTTATAGAGATGAAAATAAGACATTAACAGATAATGAAGTTAATAAAGTACATGAAAAAATATTAAGATCTCTAGAATATAAGCTTGGAGCTACATTAAGAGATTAA
- a CDS encoding phenylalanine--tRNA ligase subunit alpha: protein MKEKLKELQELALKQIETAMKSSELEEIRVKFLGKKGELTTILRSMGGLSPEERPLVGKLVNEAKALVEEKLDKTIKSIKDKERDEKLSSETIDISLPGKKKVIGKRHPLDLTLQSMEEIFISMGFTIEDGPEVELDYYNFEALNIPKNHPARSEQDTLYINDNMVLRTQTSPVQVRTMQNQKPPIKMISPGKVYRSDSVDATHSPIFYQMEGLVIDKGVTFADLKGTLELFAKKMFGNKVETKFRPHHFPFTEPSAEMDATCFVCGGEGCRVCKGSGWIELLGCGMVHPNVLRNCGIDPEVYSGFAFGFGVDRMVMLNYGIDDIRLLYESDVRFLDQF, encoded by the coding sequence ATGAAAGAAAAATTAAAAGAATTACAAGAGCTTGCATTAAAGCAAATTGAAACAGCTATGAAAAGTAGTGAATTAGAAGAAATTAGAGTTAAGTTCTTAGGTAAAAAAGGTGAACTTACTACAATATTAAGAAGTATGGGAGGATTATCTCCAGAGGAAAGACCATTAGTTGGGAAATTAGTAAATGAAGCTAAAGCTTTAGTAGAAGAAAAATTAGACAAAACTATAAAGAGTATAAAGGACAAAGAAAGAGATGAAAAGCTTTCAAGTGAAACTATAGATATTTCACTTCCAGGAAAGAAAAAGGTTATAGGAAAAAGACATCCTTTAGATTTAACACTTCAAAGTATGGAAGAAATATTTATTTCAATGGGATTTACAATTGAGGATGGTCCTGAAGTTGAACTTGATTATTATAATTTTGAAGCTTTAAATATTCCTAAAAATCATCCGGCAAGAAGTGAACAAGATACTTTGTATATTAATGATAATATGGTACTTAGAACTCAAACTTCACCTGTTCAAGTTAGAACTATGCAAAATCAAAAACCACCAATAAAGATGATATCACCAGGTAAGGTATATAGATCAGATTCAGTAGATGCTACTCATTCACCTATATTCTATCAAATGGAAGGGTTAGTTATTGATAAAGGAGTTACCTTTGCAGATTTAAAGGGAACGTTAGAATTATTTGCTAAAAAGATGTTTGGTAATAAAGTTGAAACTAAATTTAGACCTCATCATTTCCCATTTACAGAACCATCAGCTGAAATGGATGCAACTTGCTTTGTTTGTGGTGGAGAAGGATGCAGAGTCTGTAAAGGCAGTGGTTGGATAGAGCTTCTTGGATGTGGAATGGTTCATCCGAATGTACTTAGAAATTGTGGCATTGATCCAGAAGTTTATAGCGGATTTGCCTTTGGATTTGGTGTTGACAGAATGGTAATGCTAAATTATGGAATAGATGATATAAGATTATTATATGAAAGTGATGTTAGATTCCTAGATCAATTCTAG
- a CDS encoding RNA methyltransferase, whose protein sequence is MVFIESKENNLFKNTKKLKERKNRNKSSKYIIEGFRLVQEAFKANVDVDYLIVTEDALDKIDQFLLDYITEEMKIYKISDNLFKELISTENPQGILAVINMNVMPLQVNGSFYLLCDKLQDPGNLGTIIRTSHAAGVQGIILTKGTVDIYNEKTIRSTMGSIFYIPIHYDDDNLSLVKNLKEDGFNLVVTALDTDKDFFEEDLRGKIILTVGNEGNGVSKEVLDLADTKVKIPMPGNAESLNVAIATSVIMYEKVRQDRL, encoded by the coding sequence TTGGTGTTTATTGAAAGCAAAGAAAATAATTTATTTAAGAATACAAAGAAGCTTAAAGAAAGAAAAAATAGAAATAAAAGCAGTAAATATATAATTGAAGGTTTTAGATTAGTTCAAGAAGCGTTTAAAGCAAATGTAGATGTAGATTATTTAATTGTTACAGAAGATGCCTTAGATAAGATTGATCAATTTTTATTAGATTATATAACTGAAGAAATGAAAATTTATAAAATAAGTGATAATTTATTTAAAGAGCTTATTTCTACAGAAAACCCACAAGGGATTCTCGCAGTTATAAATATGAATGTAATGCCCCTACAAGTTAATGGAAGTTTTTATTTACTTTGTGATAAGTTGCAAGATCCAGGCAATTTAGGAACTATAATAAGAACTTCTCATGCAGCAGGAGTACAAGGGATCATATTAACTAAAGGTACTGTGGATATATATAATGAAAAAACAATTAGATCAACCATGGGTTCAATATTCTATATTCCAATTCACTATGATGATGACAATTTATCTTTAGTTAAAAACTTAAAAGAAGATGGATTTAATTTAGTTGTAACTGCTCTTGATACAGATAAGGATTTTTTTGAAGAAGATTTACGAGGAAAAATAATATTAACAGTTGGAAATGAAGGTAATGGAGTGAGTAAAGAAGTATTGGATTTAGCTGATACAAAAGTTAAAATACCAATGCCGGGAAATGCTGAATCATTAAATGTTGCTATAGCGACATCTGTTATAATGTACGAAAAAGTAAGACAAGATAGGCTATAG
- a CDS encoding potassium transporter Trk, giving the protein MAKKQFVIIGLGRFGASIAKTIYNLGHDVLAIDTNEDKIQEIVDNVTHAVQMDATDENALRTLGIRNFDVAVVTIGSNIQASIMVTLLVKEMGVKYILAKGTSDLQAKVLYKIGADRVILPEKDMGTRVAHNLVSSNILDYIELSSEYSMIEIQPLDEWYNKSLKDTKIRAKYGINIVAVKTEHNINVSPSADYVIKHTDVLVALGSSSDLIKFEGMIGKKVK; this is encoded by the coding sequence ATGGCAAAAAAACAATTTGTTATAATTGGACTTGGAAGATTTGGTGCCTCAATAGCTAAGACTATATATAATTTAGGTCATGATGTATTAGCCATTGATACGAATGAAGATAAAATTCAAGAAATCGTAGATAATGTTACTCATGCAGTGCAAATGGATGCAACAGATGAAAATGCATTGAGAACATTGGGAATTAGAAATTTTGATGTAGCAGTAGTGACTATTGGAAGTAATATTCAAGCTAGTATAATGGTAACCTTATTAGTTAAAGAAATGGGAGTAAAATATATATTAGCAAAAGGAACTAGTGATTTGCAGGCTAAAGTTTTATATAAAATTGGTGCAGATAGAGTGATTTTACCTGAAAAAGATATGGGAACTAGAGTCGCCCATAATCTAGTATCTTCAAATATACTAGATTATATAGAATTATCTTCAGAATATAGTATGATTGAGATTCAGCCGTTAGATGAGTGGTACAATAAATCATTAAAAGACACAAAAATAAGAGCAAAATATGGTATAAATATAGTGGCAGTAAAAACAGAGCATAACATAAATGTTTCCCCTTCAGCAGATTATGTAATAAAGCATACAGATGTTTTAGTTGCTCTTGGTTCAAGCTCAGACTTAATTAAGTTTGAAGGCATGATAGGGAAAAAAGTTAAATAG
- a CDS encoding Trk family potassium uptake protein, whose product MSEALMKKLKINAVQVLAIGFALVILIGGIILSLPISSANGEYTNFLDSIFTSTSAVCVTGLVTVDTGTHWNIFGKIVIMLLIETGGLGFMSITIFIAILLGKKITLKDRLIMQEAMNAFNIQGLVKMVQYILGFTLSVQITGAILLATQFIPQFGWKTGIFFSIFHSVSAFCNAGFDLFGDYASLINYSSNAVVLLTIGGLIIIGGLGFIVSLEILNYRKTRRLSTHSKIVICITLVLLIFGAIFMFFVEYKNPETLANMNFRDKALNAFFASITPRTAGFNSISTDGMTIAGKLMTIILMFIGGASGSTAGGLKVTTFGVLVFTLISVLKGREDTEAFGRKFSRETVYKAFTLLSIAMMLVITVTIILTITEPDKLFINLLYEAVSAFGTVGLTAGVTQSIGTTSKVVLIITMYLGRVGALTVILAVLNKKKKSGIKYPEGKILIG is encoded by the coding sequence ATGTCAGAAGCTTTAATGAAAAAATTAAAAATTAATGCAGTTCAAGTGCTTGCTATAGGATTTGCACTAGTTATTTTAATTGGAGGAATTATACTTAGTTTACCGATTTCATCAGCTAATGGAGAATATACAAACTTTTTAGATTCAATATTCACATCAACATCAGCGGTTTGTGTTACAGGACTTGTTACTGTAGACACAGGAACTCACTGGAATATCTTTGGTAAAATAGTGATAATGCTTTTGATTGAAACAGGTGGACTTGGGTTCATGTCTATTACTATTTTTATAGCTATATTATTAGGGAAAAAAATAACACTTAAAGATAGACTTATTATGCAAGAAGCTATGAATGCTTTTAATATACAAGGTCTTGTAAAGATGGTCCAATACATTTTAGGTTTTACATTAAGTGTTCAAATTACCGGAGCAATATTATTGGCAACACAATTTATACCACAGTTTGGATGGAAAACAGGGATATTTTTCAGTATATTTCATTCGGTATCTGCATTTTGTAATGCAGGATTTGACTTGTTTGGAGATTATGCTAGTTTAATTAATTACTCTAGTAATGCTGTTGTCTTATTAACTATAGGTGGACTTATAATTATTGGAGGCCTTGGATTTATTGTTTCGCTGGAAATATTGAATTATAGAAAAACTAGGAGATTATCTACTCATTCAAAAATTGTAATATGCATAACACTTGTTTTACTTATTTTTGGAGCGATATTTATGTTCTTTGTCGAATATAAAAATCCAGAAACTCTTGCAAATATGAATTTTAGAGATAAAGCACTTAATGCTTTTTTTGCTTCTATTACACCAAGAACAGCAGGATTCAACAGTATTTCTACTGATGGAATGACCATAGCAGGTAAACTTATGACAATAATATTAATGTTTATTGGTGGAGCATCTGGTTCAACAGCGGGAGGGCTTAAAGTAACTACCTTTGGAGTACTTGTATTTACTTTAATATCAGTGCTTAAAGGAAGAGAAGATACAGAGGCTTTTGGAAGAAAATTTTCAAGAGAAACAGTATATAAAGCATTTACTTTGTTATCTATTGCTATGATGTTAGTGATAACAGTTACAATAATCCTTACTATAACAGAACCGGATAAGCTTTTTATAAACTTGCTTTATGAAGCTGTATCGGCGTTTGGGACAGTAGGACTTACGGCTGGAGTAACTCAAAGTATAGGAACAACATCTAAAGTAGTTCTTATTATCACTATGTATCTTGGTAGAGTTGGTGCGTTAACAGTAATATTAGCAGTTCTTAATAAAAAGAAAAAAAGTGGAATTAAATATCCAGAAGGAAAAATATTAATTGGATAG
- a CDS encoding 50S ribosomal protein L20, protein MARVKRAKNARKNHKKVLKLAKGYYGGKSRLYKTANESVIRAMRNAYVGRKNKKRDYRSVWIARINAATRINDLSYSKFMNGIKLAGIDINRKMLSEIAINDPKAFAELVEVAKKQINA, encoded by the coding sequence ATGGCAAGAGTAAAAAGAGCGAAAAATGCCCGTAAGAACCATAAAAAAGTTTTAAAACTTGCAAAAGGATACTACGGTGGAAAAAGCAGATTATATAAAACTGCAAATGAATCAGTAATAAGAGCAATGAGAAATGCTTATGTTGGAAGAAAGAATAAAAAGAGAGATTATAGAAGCGTATGGATCGCAAGAATAAATGCAGCTACAAGAATAAATGATCTTTCATATTCAAAATTCATGAATGGAATCAAATTAGCTGGAATAGATATCAACAGAAAAATGTTATCTGAAATAGCTATAAATGATCCTAAAGCATTTGCAGAATTAGTAGAAGTTGCTAAAAAACAAATAAACGCTTAA
- a CDS encoding 50S ribosomal protein L35, producing MPKMKTHRGAAKRFRITGTGKLKRAKAFKSHILTKKSSKTKRNLRKAGYVSKSQVKVMKKLLPYL from the coding sequence ATGCCAAAAATGAAAACTCATAGAGGTGCAGCAAAAAGATTTAGAATAACAGGTACAGGAAAATTAAAAAGAGCTAAAGCATTTAAGAGCCATATCTTAACAAAGAAGAGCTCAAAAACTAAGAGAAATCTTAGAAAAGCTGGATATGTTTCAAAATCACAAGTAAAAGTAATGAAGAAATTATTACCATACCTATAA
- a CDS encoding translation initiation factor IF-3 has translation MKNINKDFSMNEQIREKELRLIGSDGEPLGVVPTIEAKRLAEEKEMDLVMISPNAKPPVCRIMDFGKYVYEQSKKEKDAKKKQKIVSLKEVRCSLTIEEHDIDIKAKNARKFLLEGDKVKITVRFRGREMELSHMGQKILDNFAAKLEDVCLVEKRPKREGRNMTMVLGPKKA, from the coding sequence GTGAAAAATATTAATAAAGATTTTTCTATGAATGAACAGATTAGAGAAAAAGAACTTAGACTAATAGGAAGCGATGGGGAACCATTAGGTGTTGTCCCAACAATCGAAGCAAAGAGACTTGCTGAAGAAAAAGAAATGGACTTAGTTATGATTTCTCCTAATGCGAAGCCACCAGTTTGTAGAATTATGGATTTTGGTAAGTATGTATATGAGCAATCTAAAAAAGAAAAAGATGCTAAGAAAAAGCAAAAAATTGTAAGTCTTAAAGAAGTAAGATGTAGTCTAACAATTGAGGAACATGACATTGATATAAAAGCAAAGAATGCCAGAAAGTTCCTATTAGAAGGAGATAAAGTTAAAATCACTGTTAGATTTAGAGGTAGAGAAATGGAACTTTCCCATATGGGACAAAAGATTCTTGATAACTTTGCAGCTAAATTAGAGGATGTCTGCCTAGTAGAAAAAAGACCTAAAAGAGAAGGCAGAAACATGACAATGGTTTTAGGGCCTAAAAAGGCGTAA